GGATTAAAATAAGCTGCAAATCGTCGTGCAATATAGCCAAATAATGGAATTTTTGCCACAAATTCGACTCCAAGCACTCGAATGGTTCCTAAAAGCAGGGCTGAAGCAGACACAATTCCTAGCAGGGCAGTTGAAAACCAACGATAACCAATACCGCTAGCGGTCACCATAACCACAATGATGAGGGCAACAATCACTGCATTCCCCAGATCCGGTAGGGAAGCTACCAAACCCAAAAAGACGAGGCTGACCAAGCGCCAATCATTGAGCTTATTTGGAATCCACTGTCCCTTGGTTAAGGCTTGATAGTCATACTTACGAATCTCTCCTTGGATTTTAGCGAATTGATGTGCCAAATACCAGACAATCAGTAATTTGAGATATTCTGCTGGTTGCAATCCGATAATACCTCCTGGACCCAAACGAATCCAACCGTGTGCCCCATTGACAGCATCAAAAAAATGTGAAATGACTAGCAAAAATCCATCAATTAGCAGCGTAACAGAAATCAGGCCTGTTCTCCGTAAAAAACTTAGTTTCATGCGGTAAATAATATAAATCGCCACCAAACTAATCACCCAATAACCAGCCTGACTGAGCAAGAGTTTAAAAGGATTTCCCTCATTTTGCACCTGTAAAGCGCTGGTCGTTGAATAAATCATAATTAGTCCTATAATGGACAAGATTAAATACGGAATTAAAATAGAATAGTTCAGCAAATGCTGTTTATCAATCTTCATCTATTCTCCTAGCATCTTCTAGAGTATTGCTCTCATTATACCATATTTCCCTATAAAATACGGAAAAATCTGACAATTTTAGCAAAAAGCGTTTCCACAAGGACACCACCTATTCAAAAGTAACAAAAAATGCTTAGTAGCCCAACTCATCACGGACTTTCTAAGCATTTGCAACTCTTTTAAGCGAGTATCTTATTGGAAGGTCTGCAAGTAGAATGTTACAGTATCACCATCCGAAATGTGCATCTCTTTTGCACCTTTTGGTGCCAATTCATCATTGACATCATACATCCAATAGGTATTTTTTTCAGGGCTTTGGCTGACATCATCAATGACAGTCACCAAGCCATCTTTTTCTTCAATTTTATGGTGTTCTTCTAAGATATCCATAACAGAATCATCTTCCTTGAAGGTTACTTTTTCCTCTACTACCTTATCATCTGGAAAAGTTACTTTTAAGGTAGCTGTATAGGTTTTTTCCGTTTCTGTCTGACTTGTCTGTGGTTGACAGGCAACCAAAAATAAACCTGCAATAAGTGATACGATACTAAGCATCCATTTTTTCATGAGGGGCATATCTCCTAAATATAGAATAAATAATGGGGTAAAATAAAACAGTCGAAACACTATGCAAGACATCAAAGGACAATCCATTTAGCCAGTACAGAATTGGATTTGTCCCATATTGCCAGGCAATCGGTAGGCTAATTGAAAAACCGTACAGAAAGACGATGAAGCCTACTCCTACACTTTGTCCTATCAGCGGCAAGTGCTTCCTACGAATAAAGGGAACAGCCAACAAACGCCAAATCAACATGATTAGTGCAAAACTTAAAATCTGCCAAAAAACAATCAGACCAAAGCCAAACAAGATGCTGCTTCCCAACATGGTCAAGGCCATAATTGCTAGGCTCTCACCAAAGGATAGAAAGGAAAGACTCACCAAAAAGATAGCTGAAATCGGCTTGATATTTGGAAAACTTGCAAAAGCTGCACGTAGCACAATAGATAAGGCTACCAGCATCACAATTCGGCTCATTTGTCTCGTTGACATCGCACACAATACTTCCTCTTTTTATTTCCCATACTAGGGTAACGAAAACTAAGAGCCCTGTCAAGATAAATTCACTATCTACTGGCTTATTTTTTTGATTTTTTCCCCTATTTAGGTTAAAATAGGAGCAATGAGAAAGAAAATACACCCTATATTTGTTGCCCTCTTTTTCCTCTTGTTTACAGGCTTGATTCTGGTAACAAGGGGCTTAGGACAGGAACAAACTGAACAAGCAACTTCCGCTACTAGCGACTCCAGTAGTACCAGCGAACCGAGCTATCATGCGAGTTCCGTACACATTACCAATGCCCTCGAAATGAAACCCATCATCGATGTGTCTGGCTGGCAACGGCCATCTGATATTGACTACGATACCCTATCGTCTCATATATCTGGTGCTATTATTCGAGTACAAAGTGGGTCGCATACAAAAAAAGACAATAACGCCTCTGATGAAAGTGGTCTCGATAAACATTACAAGACCCATATCAAGGAATTTCAAGAGCGTGGGATTCCAGTAGCTGTCTATGCCTATGTCACAGGAAATAGTATCGAGTCGATGAAGAAAGAAGCAAAATCTTTCTATGAAGCCTCTTCTAAATACAAACCGACCTACTATTGGCTTGATGTCGAGGAAAAAACCATGGACGATATGAATGCCGGTGTCGAAGCTTTTCGTCAGGAATTAGCCGATCTTGGAGCAAAAAATATCGGTATCTATGTTGGAACCTATTTCATGGCGGAACACAATATTTCTGTTGATAAGTTTACTGCCCTTTGGATTCCGACTTATGGAACCAACTCTGGCTATTACAATGCTGCTCCTGCGACTGATTTAGACTACGACTTACACCAATATACCTCTGTAGGATCACTTAGCGGCTTTGCCCATCATTTGGACCTCAATCTTATTACAACACTAAAAGAGCCAAATGAGGTCTACCAAAAGTTGTTTACAAGCCCTGAATAATATGCTATACTAACCTTAATTTAATAACTATCACAAAGGAGTGCTTCGGCTGAGATCGCATCTGCGAAATCCTCGAACCTGATCTAGTTAACACTAGCGTAGGGATTGTGTTTGAATCGATACCCGTTCATTTACTGATCTATCGACTACCAAAGGCTCCTTTTGTGAAAGAAAAGGAGTCTTTCTTTATGTCCAAAAATCTCAATGCCCTTGTTGAAGTAGCCCTCTTTGCGGCTCTTGCTATGGTCTTATCCTTTATTCCCGACTTTATCGGTTGGTTTAATCCATCCTTTGGCGCTATTCCCTTAATACTATTCTCTTTACGTAGAGGTGCAAAATACGGGCTCTTGGCAGGTTTGATTTGGGGCTTGCTCCACTTTGTCCTTGGTAAGGTCTACTATCTCTCCTTCTCTCAAGTCTTTTTGGAATACATTCTTGCCTTTGTCGCAATGGGACTAGCAGGCTATCTGGCACCTAGTTTCCAAACAGCATTAAAAACAAAAGAGTATACCAAAGCACTCCTACGAGCCTTTCTAGCTACTAGTCTTGCTGTCCTTGTTCGCTACGTGATTCACTACATTGCTGGTGTTATCTTTTGGGGCAGTTATGCTCCTGAAGGCGTGTCTGCTTACTGGTATTCCTTTACCGTCAATGGAACAGCAGGTGGACTGACCCTCTTTGTTGTCCTACTTGTCTTGGGTATTCTCATACCTGCCAATCCACGTTTTTTCTTGCCAAATAAATAAGGGCCTGACCTCTCTCACAAAATATGGTATAATAGTATCGTTTTGAACGCTTTCTCGTCATTCATTTTCTATTTATTACGTCATTAACACGTTTTGCCTAATTTCAGTTATGCCTGCAACGCGCTGCCTAGTACTAAATGAAAACTGAATGATGATATGTTTCAGTTGATATTCTTATACCTTTTTGTTTTTCGGAGGAAATAATGACATCTTTTATTGCAAGAGTTGTAAAGGGAATGATTATTGCCCTTGGTTTTATCTTACCTGGTGTATCAGGAGGCGTATTAGCAGCAATTTTGGGAATCTATGAACGGATGATTCGTTTTCTTGCCCATATTCGCGAGAATTTTATTGAAAATGTCCTCTTCTTCATTCCAGTAGGAATTGGAGGAATTTTAGGAATTGCCCTCTTCTCCTATCCCGTCGAATACCTCTTGGAACACTATCAAGTCATCGTCTTATGGGGATTTGCAGGAGCTATTGTCGGAACGATTCCCAGTCTCATCAAGGAATCTACCCAGCATAGCAAACGAGATATGGCTGACCTCGCTTGGCTGTGCGGAACCTTTTTCCTATCTGGTTTGCTTCTTTATTTCCTCAATGATTTAGTAGGAACCTTACCAGCTACTTTTGCTAGCTTTGTTTTGGCTGGAGCCTTGATTGCCTTGGGGATTTTGGTACCTGGGCTCAGTCCTTCCAATCTTCTCCTCATTTTAGGGATTTATACTCCTATGCTCAATGGCTTTAAATCACTTGATTTGATTGGTACCTTCTTACCCATTGCAATCGGTGGTGTTCTTGCCATGCTAGCCTTTTCAAAAGCTATGGACTTGGCTCTCAAATATTACCATTCTCGAGTGTATCACTTCATCATTGGAATTGTTCTGTCTAGTACTGTCTTAATCCTCATTCCTCAAGCTGGAAATGAAGAGTCCATTTCCTACGCTGGCGCAGGCATTGGAACCTGGTTTCTTGCACTAGTCCTCTTTGGATTGGGGATTTGGCTAGGTCTTTGGATGAGTAAACTGGAGGAAAAATACAAGTAATGGCCAAGCAAAAGAAACGCAAAAAAACCTTGGTGGACCAAATTTTAGATAAGGCAGGGCTTGACCATGATAGTCTTGAACTCAACGCACTTGAAGGCAAACTACCGAAAGATGTGGAAAAACATCAGATTTACAAAACACTTGCCTTAATCGGTGATAAGACAGGGCCCGTTATCGGCATCGTTCCTATTACAGAACACCTATCAGAAAAGGCATTAGCCAAGATTTCTGGTAATAAAAAAGTCAGCATGATTCCCCAAAAAGATTTGGAAAAAACAACCGGCTATGTCCACGGTGCCAACAATCCTATTGGTATTCGCCAGAAGCATCGTTTTCCAATCTATATCGATCAATCTGCCTTAGAATTGGGACAAATCATCGTCTCAGCTGGAGAACTTGGCCGCTCTATTCGAATGGATAGCCAAGCATTAGCTGATTTTGTCGGAGCAGAATTTGCAGATTTGATTACCAAAGCTGACTAGATAAACCCGTTAAAATCATGTATATAATAGAAAAAATTAGCTATCCTAGCTGATTTTTTTTTGGTTTTATGCTAGAATGAATGAGATAGACTTTGGAGGAATGAAACAACTATGTCAAACGAACATTTTGAAGAATTAAATGACCAGCAACTCGTTCGCCGTGAAAAAATGGCGGCTCTTAGCGAAAAAGGGATTGATCCATTCGGAAAACGATTTGAACGCACAGCTAATTCAGCAGAATTAAAAGCACAATACGAAGATAAAAGCAAGGAAGATTTGGCTGAATTGGGTGCTACTGCTGTTATTGCAGGACGTATGATGACAAAACGTGGAAAAGGAAAAGCAGGCTTTGCCCACATCCAAGACCGCGAAGGTCAAATCCAAATCTATGTCCGTAAAGATGATGTCGGTGAAGAAAACTATGAACTCTTCAATAAGGCTGACCTCGGAGACTTTATCGGGGTTGAGGGAGACATCATGCGGACCAATATGGGTGAATTATCCATTCATGCCCGCAGATTAACCCACTTGTCAAAAGCCCTTCGCCCATTACCAGAAAAATTCCACGGCTTAACAGATACCGAAACCATTTACCGCAAACGCTACTTAGACTTGATTTCAAACCGTGAAAGTTTTGACCGCTTTGTCACTCGTAGCAAGATTATCTCAGAAATTCGCCGTTACCTAGACGGGCTTGGTTTCTTAGAAGTCGAAACCCCTGTCCTTCATAATGAAGCTGGTGGTGCTGCCGCCCGTCCATTCATCACCCATCACAATGCCCAAAACATTGATATGGTTCTACGGATTGCAACAGAATTACATTTGAAACGCTTGATTGTCGGCGGTATGGAACGTGTCTATGAAATCGGTCGTATCTTCCGTAATGAAGGAATGGATGCTACTCACAATCCAGAATTTACATCCATTGAGGTCTACCAAGCTTATGCCGACTACCTTGATATCATGAACTTGACAGAAGGTATCATTCAACACACTGCAAAAGCTGTTGTCGGAGACGGACCAATCACTTATCAAGGTACAGAAATCAATATTCACCTACCATTCAAACGCCTTCACATGGTTGATGCGATTAAGGAACAAACGGGAGTTGATTTCTGGCAAGAGATGACCTTTGAAGAAGCTAAGGCTGTTGCAAGTGTGCATAAGGTTCCTGTTGAAAAACATTATACTGAAGTTGGTCAAATCATCAATGCCTTCTTCGAAGAATTTGTAGAAGATACCCTCATCCAGCCAACCTTTATCTATGGACATCCTGTGGCTGTGTCACCACTTGCTAAGAAAAATCCTGAAGACGACCGCTTCACGGATCGTTTTGAACTCTTTATTATGACCAAAGAGTATGGAAATGCCTTTACTGAGTTGAATGATCCCATTGATCAATTGGAACGCTTTAAGGCGCAAGCTAAAGCCAAAGAATTGGGAGATGATGAAGCAACTGGCATTGACTACGACTATGTAGAAGCTCTTGAATACGGTATGCCCCCAACAGGCGGACTCGGTATCGGAATCGACCGCCTCTGCATGCTCCTAACTGACACAACTACTATTCGTGACGTCTTACTATTCCCCACGATGAAATAATGATGAGAAAAACGAGCCTGGGACAAAAAGATTTTCACGTTAGAAATTCTATAATTTCATGTAGTCTCTTTTACTAAAATATATACAAAAAGCGAACAAAGGAAGAGTTTTAAGTTTTTAACTCTTCCTTTGTTCGCTTTTTAATCTCCAAAGATAACGACTGTTGCGGGGGAGTAAAACAATCCAGTGAATTATTTTAGCCCGAACCTAGAAATAAAGGAGTGAGGATAATCGATTTCTATGAAATCACGATTTTTTTATGATACCTAATCTTCCAGATTACATTCTTTTGTGGGTGAATGCTAAACACTCATCGTGGTTCCCACTCCCTTTTCCTTTTAAACAATTCATTTAAAGCCTTCCTCACCTCACTAGACTTCAAAAATAGCTATTTCATTTCAATACATCAAACTAATTGAAAGAGAAGAGTACAAAGGTAGTGAGGCAAAGAAGAAAGATATAGTGGATTGAAAAAGAAAGAGGACAAGGCAAGGAGCTGCAGATAGAACTAGCGCTAATTGAGGATTATTCCATAATCCCTATTTCCAACCTTCAACAGTCCACTGGACTATTGAAGCAAAGCGACTTAACGATGTCCTAACCTTTATTCAATTCACGATACATTGAAATGAACCTCCTTATAGGAACAGCATATCACTTTTTATACCGTCCATTATAAGAGGTTCTTTTCACATCATTCTACCTTTTTTTATCTGTTCGCTTATCAATAATATAGCGGGGACGCTTTTTCGTCTCAAGATAAATTTTTCCGATATATTCGCCGATAATCCCGATTGAAATCAACTGAATCCCACCAATAAAGGCAATAATCGTAACCGTACTAGCCCAACCTGAGACTGTAAAGCCGAAAAAGTGTCGGAAAATGGTCCATAAAATAAATAGGAAAGAAACTATCGAAGTAATCACCCCCAGTCCTGTTATAAACCGTAAAGGTTTGACACTCAAGCTCGTAATACCATCGATAGCAAGGCCTATCATCTTGCTAAGTGGATAATGACTTTCTCCTGCAATCCGTTCAAAACGGTCGTATTCTACAATAGCATAGTTAAAACCAACCATCGGCACCATTCCGCGTAAAAACAGATTCACCTCAGAAAATTCTGACAGAGCTTCTAAAGCACGCTTTGACATCAAGCGATAGTCTGCATGGTTAAAAATGACTTCAACCCCTAGTTTTTCAAGCAAGTTATAAAATCCTTCTGCTGTTGCTCGCTTGAAAAAGGTGTCTGTCGTGCGTTTTTTGCGAACACCATAGACTACTTCTGCTCCATTTTGATAAGCTTTTACCATCTCGTCCATACAATTGATATCATCTTGTCCGTCACAATCAATCGTAATCACAATATCAGCTGCTTCTTTTGCTTCCATCATACCTGCTAATACAGTGCTTTGGTGTCCACGGTTTCTGGACTGAGCAATGCCCACTACATACGGATTTTGTGCATATTCCTCAATCAGCTCCCATGTCTTATCCGAACTACCGTCATTTACATACAGGATTCTACTCTCTTTTGACACCAACTTATCTGCAATGAGTTGCTCTAATTTTGCTAAAAAGAGACCTGATGTTTCAGGTAATACCTGTTCTTCATTGTAACATGGAATAACCATGTATAGGATTGGATTTACTCTAGCCATCTTTTCTCCTCCCCACCAGCCTATTGCCTAATTTAGCATAGCCTAGACTGGATAACAGAATAATTTGTGGTAAAAATTGAATCAGATAGCGAGTCTTACCACCCTCAAAAATCATCAGAAACAACAAACCACCAAAGACAGCTAAACTAAGCATGCTTTCTCTACTATCTGGGCTATAACGCAGGAATTGATAAACAAATCCGAATATCAAAATGATATAAATAACTTGAATAAAATAACGGTAATAGCGATAACTTGGCTGATCTGTATAAATTAGATAGTTTCGAATCTTTTGCGCAATTGGATGATGTACTGTTTTAGCATAAAGAGGGTTGATATAATAAACTCCCTCTTTACTAGCATCTTGATACCCCCACCCTAAGGTTCCATCTCGCATAGTGAGATTTTGCTTATGCAGAATATGACCGATAAAAGTTGATAGCGTGTAGTCTTTCAATCGGCGTTTAATATCCTTCATCACAACTTGGTTAGAAAATCGACCATCATAGTTTTCATCCACTCGGGTCTCATCAGTCACAAACTGGGATAATCCCGCCTGAAAATCAATCTGATCTGTTCCTACGTAAGTCAGTCCTAAATCTATATAAGCTAAGGCTGTTATACTATATTCCTTATGAATAATCACCTCTGTTTGGGTATCTTTTACACTCGTCAATCCTTTATAACTAACGGCAAAAACAGCTAGAAATACCAACAAAATCTGTAGGTACTGTTTCCAGTTCTGCACAAAAAATTGAACCAAAAATACAGCCAATGGCAAGATGATCAAGGTCGGTCTTAGCCACACACCAAGTGCAGTTATCAAAGCAAGTAGGACAGCTAGTAAAGATTTCCTACTAACTTGATGCTGATTCAAATAGAATAGCTCAAAGATACAATAGAGTTGCAATGCAATCACTGGAAGCACCATAATATCTGTATACATGGTCAGAAATTGTGGTGTAAAAGCAATAAAAAATAGATAAAAACTAAATACTACATCAGCAATTCCTTGGCCGAATTGCTTTTGAGCAACCTTATACAGTATCCATCCCGCACTATTGGCATAGAGGATATTAAAGCCTTGCATAACCCAGATAGCATTTCCCGAAAATAAATTGTAGAAAAATCGTTCATATAAGAACAGTAAAAGATTATTTGGATAGCGCGAAAGATATAAGGAGATAATGCTATGATCTACAATATGAGTTGCGCCACTAAAGACCATTGCTGCATCCGAACGAATCATCAGATTAGTCACAAGAACAAGCACCAGCTGATAGATGACAGCAAGAACTAAAAGCACCAGCTTATACCTCATCAGCATGCGATAACACCACCTACATAGATTAGGCAATAAGGCAACAAGCGCAATTCCGATAACAATAATGACAAGCATGACTTGCGTTGCTCCTGCTAACACTATGGTACTCGTAAGGAGCCAATAAAGAGCTATGAGTAGCATGACAATGGTTAACAAGCGATTAAAAAATGAATAAGTTTTCTGTAACATCTTTAGTAAAAAGGCACCCTAAAATCTGTTAGGATACCTTTCCTCCTTATTTAATGACCTTCTGTGTTTTCGCATAGTTAGCTTCAACGGCTTCTTTTTCAGCCTGCCACCAATCTGCATGGTCTGTATACCATTTGATCGTTTCTTCCAGACCTGCTTCAAAGTTGGTAAATTCTGGTTTCCAACCAAGCTCATCGCGGAGTTTGCTTGCATCGATCGCATAACGTAGGTCGTGACCAGCACGGTCTGTTACGTGGTCATAGGCATCAGCAGGTTGACCCATTTTCTCTAAAATCAACTCCAAGACTTCCTTGTTATTCTTCTCACCATCAGCACCGATTAGGTAGGTTTCACCAATTTCACCCTTAGTCAAAATCGTCCACACACCAGAGGAATGGTCATTAGTATGAATCCAGTCACGAACATTTTTTCCTTCACCATATAATTTTGGCTTGATACCGCTCAAAATATTAGTAATTTGACGTGGAATAAATTTCTCAATGTGTTGGTAAGGTCCGTAGTTGTTTGAACAGTTGGAAATTGTTGCTTTGACACCAAATGAACGTACCCAAGCCTTCACAATCAAGTCAGAAGCTGCCTTGGTTGATGAATACGGTGAACTTGGATTGTATTTGGTTTCAGCCGTGAATTTCTCACCTGGGCCCTCACCATGACCTGGTAAATCTTCGCGAAGCGGAAGGTCCCCATAAACCTCATCTGTTGATACATGGTGGAAGCGAATATCGTATTTACGTGCTGCTTCTAACAGAGTATAGGTTCCGATAAAGTTCGTATGAATGAAGGGACTTGGGTCATTCAGTGAATTGTCATTGTGGCTTTCTGCGGCATAGTGAACAATCGCATCTGCTTTTGCTGCTAACTGATCAACCAACTCACTGTCAGCAATATCGCCAACCACAAGCTCAACACGCTCACCTAGAATCTCAACTAGATTGGCACGGTTTCCAGCATAGGTTAACTTATCCAAGACTGTCACATGGACATCCGGATGATTATTATAGACATAATGTACAAAGTTTGAGCCGATAAAACCAGCTCCACCTGTGACGATAATATTTTTAAATTCAGACATGATTTCTCCGATAACTGTTCTATTATTTTGACTGAGCTAGGCTTATTTTTTTAATACTTCTTTTAAATATGCAATTTTAGCAAAGTCTTTTTGATTATTCTTATCATTACGATAACTGTCTTTGGAAGATGCTTGATAGATGTTTAGATATTGCTCTAGAGTGGGCAAATAATAGCGGACATCGCCATCTCTTATCTCCTCTAATTCTTCTAGTGGAATACCTGCAAAAGCTGGGAGCGAATGAAGACCACCGAATTCTACTGAACAATCTTCCTTTTGAAATTCATGTTCGTGGCGATCTACCAAGGTATAACCTAGTTGTTCCATCATTGCAATCAATTCAGTTGCTCGATAAATTCGCTCTTCATCAGGAGCTTCCCAACCCCTAGGGTCACTAGGGACATGAATATCCAAATCATGAGCAGCCCAACTTCTACCTGTTCGCTGCTCTAGACCAACAGATCCCATTAAAAGAGGAATAATTCCCAATTCATTTAAGGCTTGCGCAATCTCTAAAAAACGATGATACATCTTACAAATCTTCTTTTCTCAAGGGTTTAACATCCTGAAGCATTGGGTGATTCTTATCAGCCTCAGATACTTCTGCTGCCTCAAGATTTTCCCATTTGATGCCCAAACTTGGATCTGCATAGTTGACAAAGGCGTATTTTGGTTTTAATTCCAAGGCCCAGTAATCGTTCACCAAGTAGCTGTAGGCTACCGTATCAGATAGGACTTGAAAGCCGTTTGCCACACCACGCGGAACAAAAATCCCCTTGCTCGCATCAATCTCTGTCTGGTAGACATTTCCAAACGTATCTCCCTCACGTAAATCAACCCAAGAACCGAGCACTTTTCCGCCGTCCGCAACAGAAATGTATTTATCCCAAGGCTCTGCATGGAGTCCACGCAAGACATGCTTACGAGAAAAGCTGACATTATTTTGGAGTTTTCCTTCCGCAAAGAAAGTCTCTGGAAACCCTAAGGGCAACATTTTCTCTTTTTGAAAATTCTCCTTAAACCAACCACGATTGTCCCCATGAACAGGAATGTCAAACTCTAACATGCCAGGAATAGCATCAATCTTTCTAGCTGCTAAGGTCTTACCAAAAAAATTCTCTGTCATTAGGCCTCTCCAATCAGACGGAGCAAGTATTGTCCGTATTCATTTTTCTTCAATGGTTGAGCGAGTTCATAGACCTGCTCCTTAGTAATATAGCCCATGCGATAAGCAATTTCTTCAAGATTTGCCACTTGAACATTTTGCAAACGCTGAACCGTTTCGATGTATTGAGCTGCTTCTAACAAGCTCTCATGTGTCCCAGTATCAAGCCAAGCAAAACCACGCCCCATCAACTCAACAGACAAGTCACCACGTTCCAAATACGCCTTATTCACATCTGTGATTTCTAATTCTCCACGAGGAGACGGCTGAATATTTTTGGCAATCTCTACCACGTCATTGTCATAGAAATAAAGACCTGTTACAGCAAAATTTGACTTTGG
Above is a window of Streptococcus sp. zg-86 DNA encoding:
- the ftsW gene encoding cell division peptidoglycan polymerase FtsW — encoded protein: MKIDKQHLLNYSILIPYLILSIIGLIMIYSTTSALQVQNEGNPFKLLLSQAGYWVISLVAIYIIYRMKLSFLRRTGLISVTLLIDGFLLVISHFFDAVNGAHGWIRLGPGGIIGLQPAEYLKLLIVWYLAHQFAKIQGEIRKYDYQALTKGQWIPNKLNDWRLVSLVFLGLVASLPDLGNAVIVALIIVVMVTASGIGYRWFSTALLGIVSASALLLGTIRVLGVEFVAKIPLFGYIARRFAAYFNPFENATESGWQLTNSYYAMSNGGWFGRGLGNSIEKNGYLVEAHTDFAFSIVIEELGFLGASLILALLFFLILRIIVVGIRAKNPFNAMMALGVAGMLLVQTFVNIGGISGLIPATGVTFPFISQGGNSLLIISIGIAFVLNIDANEKRELIQEEIERTMI
- a CDS encoding DUF4430 domain-containing protein, whose product is MKKWMLSIVSLIAGLFLVACQPQTSQTETEKTYTATLKVTFPDDKVVEEKVTFKEDDSVMDILEEHHKIEEKDGLVTVIDDVSQSPEKNTYWMYDVNDELAPKGAKEMHISDGDTVTFYLQTFQ
- a CDS encoding glycoside hydrolase family 25 protein, giving the protein MRKKIHPIFVALFFLLFTGLILVTRGLGQEQTEQATSATSDSSSTSEPSYHASSVHITNALEMKPIIDVSGWQRPSDIDYDTLSSHISGAIIRVQSGSHTKKDNNASDESGLDKHYKTHIKEFQERGIPVAVYAYVTGNSIESMKKEAKSFYEASSKYKPTYYWLDVEEKTMDDMNAGVEAFRQELADLGAKNIGIYVGTYFMAEHNISVDKFTALWIPTYGTNSGYYNAAPATDLDYDLHQYTSVGSLSGFAHHLDLNLITTLKEPNEVYQKLFTSPE
- the thiT gene encoding energy-coupled thiamine transporter ThiT; this translates as MSKNLNALVEVALFAALAMVLSFIPDFIGWFNPSFGAIPLILFSLRRGAKYGLLAGLIWGLLHFVLGKVYYLSFSQVFLEYILAFVAMGLAGYLAPSFQTALKTKEYTKALLRAFLATSLAVLVRYVIHYIAGVIFWGSYAPEGVSAYWYSFTVNGTAGGLTLFVVLLVLGILIPANPRFFLPNK
- a CDS encoding DUF368 domain-containing protein, whose protein sequence is MTSFIARVVKGMIIALGFILPGVSGGVLAAILGIYERMIRFLAHIRENFIENVLFFIPVGIGGILGIALFSYPVEYLLEHYQVIVLWGFAGAIVGTIPSLIKESTQHSKRDMADLAWLCGTFFLSGLLLYFLNDLVGTLPATFASFVLAGALIALGILVPGLSPSNLLLILGIYTPMLNGFKSLDLIGTFLPIAIGGVLAMLAFSKAMDLALKYYHSRVYHFIIGIVLSSTVLILIPQAGNEESISYAGAGIGTWFLALVLFGLGIWLGLWMSKLEEKYK
- a CDS encoding aminoacyl-tRNA deacylase — translated: MAKQKKRKKTLVDQILDKAGLDHDSLELNALEGKLPKDVEKHQIYKTLALIGDKTGPVIGIVPITEHLSEKALAKISGNKKVSMIPQKDLEKTTGYVHGANNPIGIRQKHRFPIYIDQSALELGQIIVSAGELGRSIRMDSQALADFVGAEFADLITKAD
- the lysS gene encoding lysine--tRNA ligase; translated protein: MSNEHFEELNDQQLVRREKMAALSEKGIDPFGKRFERTANSAELKAQYEDKSKEDLAELGATAVIAGRMMTKRGKGKAGFAHIQDREGQIQIYVRKDDVGEENYELFNKADLGDFIGVEGDIMRTNMGELSIHARRLTHLSKALRPLPEKFHGLTDTETIYRKRYLDLISNRESFDRFVTRSKIISEIRRYLDGLGFLEVETPVLHNEAGGAAARPFITHHNAQNIDMVLRIATELHLKRLIVGGMERVYEIGRIFRNEGMDATHNPEFTSIEVYQAYADYLDIMNLTEGIIQHTAKAVVGDGPITYQGTEINIHLPFKRLHMVDAIKEQTGVDFWQEMTFEEAKAVASVHKVPVEKHYTEVGQIINAFFEEFVEDTLIQPTFIYGHPVAVSPLAKKNPEDDRFTDRFELFIMTKEYGNAFTELNDPIDQLERFKAQAKAKELGDDEATGIDYDYVEALEYGMPPTGGLGIGIDRLCMLLTDTTTIRDVLLFPTMK
- a CDS encoding glycosyltransferase family 2 protein, producing the protein MARVNPILYMVIPCYNEEQVLPETSGLFLAKLEQLIADKLVSKESRILYVNDGSSDKTWELIEEYAQNPYVVGIAQSRNRGHQSTVLAGMMEAKEAADIVITIDCDGQDDINCMDEMVKAYQNGAEVVYGVRKKRTTDTFFKRATAEGFYNLLEKLGVEVIFNHADYRLMSKRALEALSEFSEVNLFLRGMVPMVGFNYAIVEYDRFERIAGESHYPLSKMIGLAIDGITSLSVKPLRFITGLGVITSIVSFLFILWTIFRHFFGFTVSGWASTVTIIAFIGGIQLISIGIIGEYIGKIYLETKKRPRYIIDKRTDKKR
- a CDS encoding glycosyltransferase family protein; protein product: MLQKTYSFFNRLLTIVMLLIALYWLLTSTIVLAGATQVMLVIIVIGIALVALLPNLCRWCYRMLMRYKLVLLVLAVIYQLVLVLVTNLMIRSDAAMVFSGATHIVDHSIISLYLSRYPNNLLLFLYERFFYNLFSGNAIWVMQGFNILYANSAGWILYKVAQKQFGQGIADVVFSFYLFFIAFTPQFLTMYTDIMVLPVIALQLYCIFELFYLNQHQVSRKSLLAVLLALITALGVWLRPTLIILPLAVFLVQFFVQNWKQYLQILLVFLAVFAVSYKGLTSVKDTQTEVIIHKEYSITALAYIDLGLTYVGTDQIDFQAGLSQFVTDETRVDENYDGRFSNQVVMKDIKRRLKDYTLSTFIGHILHKQNLTMRDGTLGWGYQDASKEGVYYINPLYAKTVHHPIAQKIRNYLIYTDQPSYRYYRYFIQVIYIILIFGFVYQFLRYSPDSRESMLSLAVFGGLLFLMIFEGGKTRYLIQFLPQIILLSSLGYAKLGNRLVGRRKDG